One genomic window of Capricornis sumatraensis isolate serow.1 chromosome 15, serow.2, whole genome shotgun sequence includes the following:
- the TMEM239 gene encoding transmembrane protein 239, translated as MQQLRVETDAIGAGEGPPRTVPWSAWVSREGWVRWCMCHVPPSWTQWWATSGWRQPLQRVLWGLEGVLYLLLALMLCHALFTTGSHLLSSLWPVAAAAWRHLLPAVLLLLLSALPALLFAASFLLLFSTLLSLVGLLTSMSHPGNAQDLDQ; from the coding sequence ATGCAGCAGCTACGAGTGGAGACGGATGCCATCGGGGCCGGCGAGGGGCCACCACGCACGGTGCCCTGGTCAGCCTGGGTCTCCCGGGAGGGCTGGGTGCGCTGGTGCATGTGTCACGTGCCCCCGAGCTGGACCCAGTGGTGGGCGACGTCCGGCTGGCGGCAGCCGCTGCAGCGCGTGCTGTGGGGTCTGGAGGGGGTCCTCTACCTGCTGCTGGCCCTGATGCTGTGTCACGCGCTCTTCACCACCGGCTCCCACCTCCTGAGCTCCCTGTGGCCCGTGGCGGCTGCGGCGTGGCGCCATCTGCTGCCGGccgtcctgctgctgctgctcagtgcCCTCCCCGCACTGCTCTTCGCTGCCTCCTTCCTGCTGCTCTTCTCCACACTACTGAGCCTCGTGGGCCTCCTCACCTCCATGTCTCACCCAGGCAACGCTCAGGACTTGGACCAATAG
- the C15H20orf141 gene encoding uncharacterized protein C20orf141 homolog, with amino-acid sequence MTHLCLPRPEAAVSPTPVPPRGMGAGEGSASPVGPCVSPWGPSWAQVLDSVLGLGALGLTIRGIFSTTGPALLLLLLLVSFLAFDMLHRPAGPTWSQHTHLTRGQSQGAGEGPGQLEAPPAVAVTGRLSLQEALLLLFLGAGLLLGARGVPLALLALAFCLHPWT; translated from the exons atgacccacctctGCTTACCCAGGCCCGAAGCTGCTGTTTCTCctaccccagtccctcccaggggcATGGGTGCAGGGGAGGGATCAGCTAGTCCAGTGGGTCCATGTGTGTCCCCCTGGGGCCCTAGCTGGGCCCAGGTCCTGGACAGTGTCCTAGGACTGGGGGCACTGGGGCTGACAATTCGGGGCATCTTTTCCACAACTGGcccagccttgctgctgctgctgctactggtcAGCTTCCTGGCCTTCGACATGCTCCACCG GCCTGCAGGTCCCACCTGGTCACAGCACACACATCTCACAAGGGGCCAGAGTCAGGGGGCCGGCGAGGGTCCAGGGCAGCTGGAGGCTCCACCTGCAGTGGCAGTCACAGGACGACTCAGCCTCCaggaggctctgctgctgctgttcctggGCGCGGGGTTGCTCCTGGGAGCCCGCGGTGTGCCCTTGGCCCTGCTTGCCCTTGCTTTTTGCCTTCATCCTTGGACCTGA